A genomic window from Brassica oleracea var. oleracea cultivar TO1000 chromosome C8, BOL, whole genome shotgun sequence includes:
- the LOC106308754 gene encoding uncharacterized protein LOC106308754: MAEFDMIKMKETDTIDVFVGKLSEISSKSEALEENIDEPKLVKKFLKSFPRKRYIHIIAALEQVLELNITTFEDIVGRLKAYEERIGEEEEEQQHDDQNKLMYANMDSRQHVQENYQGNRGRGQGGRSYWRGGRGRGRFGYYQSNRGETDDSKVMCYRCDKLGHYASDCLDRLMKLQEAIEKKEDGTQEADNLMMHEVVYLNEKKIRPSILEADLDAKNLWYLENGASNHMSGDRFFFFNLDATVTGKVRFGDDSCINIAGKGSIRFVFKNGEKKVLHNVYFIPDLKSNIISLGQATEAGCKVCMKDELLNFMIVRGNYW, encoded by the coding sequence ATGGCGGAGTTCGACATGATCAAGATGAAAGAGACTGATACGATTGATGTATTTGTTGGTAAACTTTCGGAAATTTCATCCAAATCAGAAGCTCTTGAAGAGAATATTGATGAACCGAAGCTAGTAAAGAAGTTTTTGAAGAGTTTTCCACGCAAAAGATACATTCATATCATAGCAGCCCTTGAACAGGTTCTCGAGCTCAACATTACCACTTTCGAAGATATAGTGGGGAGATTGAAGGCGTATGAAGAGAGAATTGGTGAAGAAGAAGAAGAACAACAACATGATGACCAGAACAAACTCATGTACGCCAATATGGACTCAAGACAACATGTTCAAGAAAATTACCAAGGAAACAGAGGAAGAGGACAAGGTGGTCGTTCATACTGGAGAGGAGGAAGAGGTCGTGGACGATTTGGTTATTATCAATCAAACCGTGGTGAAACAGATGATTCGAAGGTGATGTGTTATAGGTGTGACAAACTAGGGCACTACGCCTCTGACTGTCTTGATAGATTGATGAAGCTTCAAGAAGCTATTGAGAAGAAGGAAGATGGTACGCAGGAGGCGGATAACCTAATGATGCATGAGGTGGTGTATTTGAACGAAAAGAAGATAAGACCGAGCATACTTGAGGCAGACTTGGATGCAAAGAATCTTTGGTATCTTGAAAATGGTGCTAGCAATCATATGAGCGGTGATCGATTCTTCTTCTTTAATCTAGACGCAACAGTCACGGGGAAAGTAAGATTCGGTGATGATTCATGTATCAACATAGCTGGAAAGGGATCGATACGCTTTGTGTTCAAGAACGGTGAGAAGAAGGTGTTGCACAATGTCTATTTCATTCCAGATTTAAAGAGTAATATCATAAGTCTTGGGCAGGCCACAGAGGCAGGATGCAAAGTTTGCATGAAAGACGAGCTCTTAAATTTTATGATCGTACGGGGAAACTACTGGTGA